The Myroides phaeus DNA segment GATTTTGTTCTTCAACTCCTCTATTTTCCAAATACTGGCTAATGTTTCAAAAAACTTCTTCATCTTGTTTATTAAGATTTTATAACTTTACAATTTCTCCTCCAGCTGCCTCGATTGCTTCAATAGCAGATGCTGAAAACTTGTGTGCAGAAACTTTCAATTTTGCTTTGATTTCTCCACGCCCTAAAACCTTAACCAAACTATTCTTAGAAGTTAATCCTAACTCAACTAAAAGAGCGAAATCAACAGTATCTGTAATCACTCCGCTATCAACTAAAGACTGTAATTTCTCTAAGTTAATAACATCATATTCTACTCTATTGATATTTTTGAAACCAAATTTAGGAACACGTCTTTGAAGTGGCATTTGCCCTCCTTCAAATCCGATCTTTTTAGAATATCCTGAACGTGATTTAGCTCCTTTATGTCCTTTTGTAGAAGTTCCTCCTTTTCCAGAACCTTCACCACGACCAACACGTTTGTTTTGGTTGTGTACTGAACCGTTAGCTGGTTGTAAATTACTTAAATTCATACTTTACAATATTATTTAATTTCTTCTACAGAAACTAAGTGTTGAACTTTATTTACCATTCCTAAAATAGCAGATGTAGACTCATGTTCTACTACCTGTCCCATTTTACGAAGTCCTAAAGCCTCTAATGTTCTCTTTTGATTAAGAGGACAATTAATTTGGCTTCTTACTTGTTTTACTTTAATCTTTGACATAATTCTTTCAAATTAACCTTTAAATACTTTTTCTAAAGAAATTCCTCTTTGTTTTGCAACTGTAGAAGCACTTCTTAGGCGTAATAAAGCATCGAAAGTAGCTTTCACCACGTTATGTGGGTTAGAAGAACCTTGAGATTTAGATAATAAATCCGTGATTCCTACAGATTCCACAACCGATCTAACAGAACCTCCAGCGATAACTCCAGTACCTAAAGATGCAGGCATCAATAAAACTCTTGCTCCACTAAATTTTCCTTTTTGCTCGTGAGGAATAGTATGTCCGTTTAAAGGAATTCTAACTAGATTTTTCTTAGCATCCTCTACTGCTTTAGCGATTGCTTCAGAAACGTCTTTTGATTTACCCAAACCATGACCCACTACACCGTTTTCATCACCTACAACAACTACAGCTGAGAATCCAAAAGCTCTTCCCCCTTTAGTTACTTTGGTAACACGATTTACACTAACCAAACGATCTTTTAAATCAAGACCACTTGGTTTTACAAATTCTACGTTTTTATAATTTTGATACATAACTAATTAGAATTTTAATCCAGCTTCTCTAGCTCCTTCTGCTAATGATTTAACACGTCCGTGGTATAAATAACCGCTTCTATCAAAAGATACAGTTTCAACCCCAGCTTTTAAAGCTTTCTCTGCAATTAGTTTCCCAACCGATGCAGCAGTTTCAATATTGGTTCCTCTTGTTATACCTGCTTCTCTTGAAGATGCAGCAGCAAGAGTTACTCCATTCACGTCATCTATAACTTGTGCATAGATTTCTTTATTACTTCTGAAAACAGAAAGTCTTGGTTGAGCAGGAGTACCGCTAACTGTCTTTCTGATTCTGAATTTTATACGTTGTCTTCTCTCAGATTTTGTTAATGACATAGTCTTAATTTTTAAGCTGATTTACCTGCTTTTCTTCTTAACTCTTCACCCACAAACTTGATACCTTTACCTTTGTAAGGTTCTGGTTTACGGTATGAACGGATCTTAGCTGCAACTTGACCAACTAATTGTTTGTCAAATGAAGTTAATTTAATGATAGGATTTTTACCTTTTTCAGATATAGTTTCCACATTAACTTCTGGCGCAACATTCAACACAATATTGTGAGAGAATCCTAAAGCTAAATCTAATTTTTGTCCTTGGTTAGAAGCACGATATCCTACCCCAACCAATTCTAAACTGATAGTAAATCCTTCAGAAACACCAGTGATCATGTTATTGATTAAACTACGGTATAAACCGTGTTGTGCTCTTTCTTCTTTTGCATCAGAAGAACGCTCAACAATAACTTGATTTTCTTCAACTTTAACACTAACTGTATTAAATTTCTGAGTAAGTTCTCCTAATTTACCTTTTACAACAACTTCTCCTTCGTTAACTGTTACAGTTACACCAGCAGGAATTGCTATTGGACTTTTTCCTATTCTTGACATCTCTTAGTCTTTTTAAATTAGTATACGTAACAAACTACTTCTCCACCAACGTTTAATTGTTTCGCTTGTTTTCCTGTCATCAATCCTCTTGAAGTTGACACGATAGCGATTCCTAAACCATTTAAGATTCTTGGAAGGTCTGTTGCAGAAGCGTATTTACGCAAACCTGGTTTACTAATTCTTTGGATATCTCTAATTACAGACTCTTTCGTGTCTTTATCATATTTAAGAGCTATTTTGATTGTACCTTGAACTGTACTGTCATCAAATTTATAGCTTAAGATATATCCTTGATCGAATAAAATTTTTGTGATTTCTTTTTTGAAATTAGATGCTGGGATTTCAACCACTTTGTGGTTTGCTCTAACAGCGTTTCTAACTCTTGTAAGGAAATCTGCTATTGGATCTGTATACATTGTTTTTACCTTTAAATCTTAATTACCAACTTGCCTTTTTAACACCAGGTATTAACCCATTGTTTGCCATCTCACGGAAAGTAACACGAGAAATACCGAATTGACGCATATACCCTCTTGGTCTACCTGTCAATTTACATCTGTTGTGTAAACGTACTGGTGAAGCATTTTTAGGTAACAGTTGTAATCCTTCGTAGTCACCTGCCTCTAAAAGAGCTTTTCTTTTAGCAGCATATTTATCTACTAATGCCTGTCTTTTAACCTCACGGGCTTTCATTGATTCTTTAGCCATACTTAATTCTTTTTAAAAGGTAATCCTAATTCAGCAAGTAAAGATTTCGCTTCTTTATCTGTATTAGCAGATGTAACGAAAGTGATATCAAAACCAGCGATTTTGTTTACTTTATCGATGTTGATTTCAGGGAAAATAATTTGCTCAGTAACACCTAAGTTATAATTTCCTCTTCCGTCAAATCCATCAGATTTAATACCAGAAAAATCTCTAACTCGTGGTAAAGCTGAAGTAACTAAACGGTCTAAAAACTCGTACATTTTCTCTCCACGTAACGTTACTTTTGCCCCAATTGGCATTCCTTTTCTTAATTTGAAAGAAGCAACGTCTTTCTTAGAAATTGTTGCAACTGCTTTCTGTCCTGTAATTTTAGTTAACTCCTCAACAGCGTAATCAACTAATTTTTTGTCAGAAACAGCAGCACCAACTCCACGGCTAACAACGATTTTCTCAAGTTTAGGAACTTGCATTACGTTTTTATAACCGAATTCCTCAGTAAGAGCAGAGATAACTCTGCTTTTATATTCTTCTTTAAGTCTTGGTATATAAGCCATAACTATAATACTTGATTTGATTTTTTAGAAACTCTTACATTTTTTCCATTTTCTTCTTTGATAGCTACTTTAGTAACTTCATTAGTCTTAGGATCAACGATCGCTAAGTTAGAAATATGAATCGGAGCTTCTTTTTTAACAATTCCACCTTGAGGGTTAGAAGCACTTGGCTTAACATGTTTTGAAATCATGTTAACTCCTTCAACAATAGCTTTGTTCTTTTCACGTAATACACGTACGATTTTACCTTCTGATCCTTTGTGATCTCCAGCGATAACTCGTACTGTATCTCCTGTTTTTATCTTTAGCTTAATCATGTTTAGAACGAATTACAACACCTCAGGTGCTAATGATACAATTTTCATGAATTGTCTTTCACGAAGTTCTCTTGCTACTGGACCAAAAACACGAGTTCCTTTCATCTCACCTGCAGCATTCAATAATACACAAGCGTTATCATCGAATCTGATGTAAGATCCATCAGCTCTTCTCACTTCTTTTTTGGTACGCACAACTACTGCAGTTGAAACAGCTCCTTTCTTAACGCTTCCGTTTGGAGTTGCTTCTTTAATAGAAACTACAATTTTATCACCTACAGAGGCATAACGACGTTTCGTTCCTCCTAAAACACGGATAGTCAAAACTTCTTTTGCTCCTGTGTTATCTGCTACTTTAAGTCTAGATTCTTGTTGTACCATAATTATTTCGCTCTTTCAATGATTTCAACTAATCTCCAACATTTAGATTTAGATACTGGACGAGTCTCCATAATCTTAACTGTATCTCCAATGTTGCAGTCATTTGTTTCGTCGTGTGCAACGTATTTCTTCGTTTTCAACACGAACTTACCATATAATGGGTGTTTAACTCTTTTTACTTCAGCTACAACGATAGATTTCTCCATTTTGTTGCTAGTAACAACACCTATTCTTTCTTTTCTTAATTTTCTATTTTCCATCTTTCGGCAAAATACAATTATTGTAACTCTCTTTTGCTTAGTTCAGTTTTAACTCTTGCAATACTTCTTCTAATTGATTTAATTTGAAGAGGATTCTCGATTGGAGAAACTGCATGAGAAGACTTTAAGCTGTTATATGTGCTAGTCAACTGGTTTAGTTGATCTTGTAATTCAGCTACAGATAGATTTACTATTTCTGATTGTTTCATGATAAAATTTTATTATGCTTCGAAATCTCTAGCAATTACAAATTTAGTTTTTACAGGAAGTTTTTGAGCTGCAAGACGCAAAGCTTCTTTAGCTACTGAAATTGGCACTCCACCAACTTCGAACATGATTCTTCCTGGTTTTACCACAGCAACCCAGTATTCTACTGCACCTTTACCTTTACCCATACGTACTTCGAGAGGTTTCTTAGTGATCGGTTTGTCTGGGAAAATTTTAATCCATAACTGCCCTTCACGTTTCATAAAACGAGTAGCAGCGATACGCGCTGCCTCGATTTGACGTGAAGTAATAAATGCAGAGTCCATAGATTTGATTCCAAACATACCATTTGAAAGTTCATGCCCTCTTTGAGAAATCCCTTTCATTTTACCTTTCTGTACCTTACGGTATTTTGTTCTTTTAGGCTGTAACATTTTTCTTCAGTTTAAAAATTACTTTCTTTTGCGTGGGTTAGATTTACCTTTTGGAGACCCTGATGATTTGGATTGTTTTTTATCCATACCAGCTAACGGAGAAAGATCTCTTTTACCGTAAACTTCACCTTTCATGATCCACACTTTGATTCCCATTCTACCGTAAGTAGTGTGAGCTTCTGCAAGTGCATAATCAATATCAGCTCTGAAAGTTGATAATGGAATTCTTCCTTCTTTGAATGTTTCAGAACGTGCCATTTCAGCTCCGTTTAAACGACCAGAAATCATTACTTTGATTCCTTCTGCATTCATTCTCATCGCTGCAGCCATAGCCATACGGATAGCTCTACGGTAAGAAATTCTGTTTTCGATTTGACGAGCGATACTAGCAGCCACTAAATATCCATCAATCTCAGGACGTTTGATTTCAAAGATGTTGATTTGAACTTCCTTATCAGTAATCTTTTTCAATTCTTCTTTTAACTTGTCTACCTCTTGTCCACCTTTTCCGATAATGATACCAGGTCTAGCAGTAGTGATAGTAACGGTTACAAGCTTCAAAGTTCTCTCAATGATTACTTTAGATACACTAGCTTTTGATAAACGAGCATGGATGTACTTTCTGATTTTGTGATCTTCAGCGATTTTATCACCGTAGTCGTTTCCACCATACCAGTTTGAGTCCCATCCTCTGATAATACCAAGGCGATTCCCGATTGGATTAGTTTTTTGTCCCATACTGTTTACTAATTGCTTTGTGTGTTATTATTAGATCCTAATACGATTGTAACGTGATTAGAACGTTTTCTGATTCTGTGTGCTCTTCCTTGAGGTGCTGGACGAAGTCTTTTCAACATCATACCACCATCAACTCTGATTTCTTTAACGATCAATCCAGCTTCTTCAATGTTTGAATCACTGTTTTTCGCTTGCCAGTTTGCAATAGCAGACAAAAGTAATTTCTCTAATTTACGAGAAGCTTCTTTTGAACTGAATCTTAATATATTTAGAGCTTTTTCTACTTTCTGACCTCTTACTAAATCCGCAACTAAGCGCATTTTTCTAGGAGAAGTAGGGCAATTGTTTAGCTTAGCAAAAGCAACTTGCTTATTAGCTTCTTTAACTTGCTCTGCTCTTTCTCTTTTACGAACTCCCATAGCTTCTTATTATTTTTTACCTTTATTCTTTGCACCAGCGTGACCTCTAAAAGATCTTGTTGGCGAAAACTCACCTAATTTATGTCCTACCATGTTCTCTGTAACATACACAGGAACAAATTGACGACCATTATGTACTGCAATAGTTTGTCCAACGAAGTCTGGAGTAATCATAGAAGCTCTTGACCAAGTCTTGATAACTCCTTTACCACCAGCTTCAACATTTTGTTGAACCTTTTTCTCTAATTTGAAGTGAACATAAGGTCCCTTTTTTAACGAACGTGCCATGTCTTAATCTTTTATTTCTTTCTACGTTCAACGATATACTTATTACTCGCCTTAACTTTAGAACGAGTTCTGTACCCTTTAGCAGGCATTCCATTTCTAGAACGTGGGTGTCCTCCTGACGAACGACCTTCTCCACCTCCCATTGGGTGATCTACTGGGTTCATTGCTACTGGTCTAGTTCTAGGTCTTCTTCCTAACCATCTTGATCTACCAGCTTTACCTGAAACGATTAATTGGTGATCGTGATTAGAAACAGCTCCGATAGTAGCCATACACTCTAACAAAATCAAACGGATTTCTCCAGAAGGCATTTTGATTGTAGCATATTTACCATCTCTAGCAACTAATTGAGCAAAAGTTCCTGCTGAACGAGCGATAACAGCACCTTGTCCAGGGCGTAACTCGATACAAGAAATAACTGTTCCTAATGGAATAGTTTTTAAAGTCATTGCATTTCCAACTTCTGGTGAAGCATCAGGTCCTGAAACTACAGTTTGTCCAACTTTCATACCGCTTTGAGCAATGATGTATGATTTAGCTCCATCTGCATAAGCGATCAATGAAATGAACGCTGATCTGTTTGGATCATACTCAATTGTCTTAACAGTAGCTGGGATACCTGCTTTAGTTCTTTTGAAATCTACAACACGGTATCTTTGCTTATGACCACCACCCATGTAGCGCATGGTCATTTTTCCTTGACTATTTCTACCTCCAGATTTTTTTTTCGGTGCTAGTAAACTACGCTCCGGCTTATCAGTTGTTATAGCGTCAAAACTATTTACAACTCTAAAACGCTGACCTGGGGTAATAGGTTTTAATTTTCTAACTGACATTACTTATTAATTAGATATTTGAATAAAAGTCTATACTTTCTCCTTCTTTCAATTCAACTATTGCTTTTTTATAAGCATTAGTTTTAGCGTTGATCATTCCACTTTTAGTGTACTTAACAGAACGCTCAGCACCGTAGTTCATAGTATTTACACTAACAACAGTAACTCCATAAGCTGCCTCAACAGCTTTTTTAATCTCAATTTTGTTAGCTTTTCTATCAACTACAAAACCAAAGCGGCCGAAAATTTCGCCGTCTTTAGTTATTTTTTCTGTAATTATAGGCTTAATTAAAACACTCATCTTCCTATTATTTACTTAAATTTTCAACAATTCCTGCTACAGATCCTTCAGTTAACACTAAACTACCTGCGTTTAAAACAGCGTAAGTGCTTAATTCTGAGTTAGTTACAACAGCAGACTTCTCTAAATTGCGTGATGACAAATATACATTATTATTTGATTCACCCAACACAAATAGAGATTTTTTATTTTCCAACCCTAAAGCATTCAAAACGTTAATGAATTTTTTAGTACTTGGTGCTTCGAAATTAAAGTCTTCAACAACGATTAAATTTGATTCTTTCATCATGATAGAGAAAGCAGATTTTCTCGCTAAACGTTTTAAACTTTTGTTTAATTTGAAAGAGTAGTTTCTCGGTCTTGGTCCGAAGATTCTTCCCCCTCCTCTGAAAACTGGAGACTTGATACTTCCCGCTCTCGCTGTACCAGTTCCTTTTTGTTTTTTAATCTTACGAGTACTACCAGATATCTCAGCTCTTTCTTTAGCTTTATGAGTACCTTGTCTTTGATTTGCTAAATATTGTTTAACATCAAGATATACTGCGTGATTGTTTGGTTCTATACCGAATACTGAATCTAAAAGTTCAACTTTTCTTCCAGTATCTTTTCCTGTGATATCTAAAACTTTTACTTCCATTACTTCTGAACGATTACATAAGAGTTTTTGTGTCCAGGAATAGCTCCTTTAACAACAAGTAGATTTTTATCAGCAACTACTTTTAAAACTCTAAGGTTTTGTACTGTTACATTTACTCCTCCAGTTCTTCCCGCCATACGCATTCCTTTGAATACTCTTGATGGGTAAGAAGAAGCTCCTACAGATCCTGGTGCTCTTAAACGGTTCTTTTGTCCGTGAGTAACTTGACCTACTCCACCGAAACCGTGACGTTTAACAACCCCTTGGAATCCTTTTCCTTTAGACACACCTTGAACGTCTACAAATTCACCTTCAGCGAACAAATCAACAGTGATAACATCACCTAATTTGTAATCACCTTCGAATTCTTTGATTTCAACAACTTTTCTTTTAGCAGATGTTCCAGCTTTCTTAAAGTGACCTAACTCAGCTTTAGTAGCATGTTTCTCTGTCTTGTCATCGAAACCAAGTTGTAACGCTTCATACCCGTCAACCTCATTGGTTCTGACTTGGGTAACGACATTTGGACCTAATTCGATTACTGTACAAGGAAGGTTTTTCCCGTTTTCATCGAAAATACTTGTCATGCCGATTTTTTTACCAATTAACCCAGACATAAATATTTATTTAAAATTTATTTTTCAATTTAAAAGAACTAAGTATTGAGGCAATTACCTCAATACTTAGTTATAAAATTTTTGTTTCGAACTAAGCGTTATTTATCACACTTTGATTTCAACTTCTACTCCACTTGGTAACTCTAATTTCATTAAAGCATCAATTGTTTTAGAAGATGAAGAATAGATATCTAACAATCTTTTGTAAGAACTTAATTCAAACTGCTCTCTTGCTTTTTTGTTCACGTGAGGAGAACGAAGAACAGTAAATATTTTTTTGTGTGTTGGTAACGGAATTGGTCCTGTTACTACTGCACCTGTACTTTTTACAGTTTTTACGATTTTCTCAGCTGATTTATCAACCAACATATGATCGTAAGATTTTAATTTTATTCTGATTTTTTGACTCATTTTTCTCTAACTAAGATTATGCGTTTCCTTTAGCTTTTGCAATAACTCCTTCAGAAATATTAGAAGGTGTTTCTGCATAATGAGAGAACTCCATTGTAGAAGTAGCTCTACCTGATGATAATGTTCTTAATGTAGTAACATAACCAAACATTTCTGATAATGGAACTGAAGCTTTAACAACTTTAGAACCAGCTCTATCATCCATGCTATTGATTTGTCCACGACGACGGTTTAAGTCACCTACAATATCACCCATGTTTTCTTCTGGAGTTAACACTTCTAACTTCATAATTGGCTCAAGAATAACAGCTCCTGCAGCTTTTGCAGACTCTTTATATCCCATTTTAGCAGCTAATTCGAAAGATAAAGCATCAGAGTCAACTGCGTGGAAAGATCCATCAGTTAAAGTAACTTTCATAGAATCCATTTCGAATCCTGC contains these protein-coding regions:
- the rplO gene encoding 50S ribosomal protein L15, encoding MNLSNLQPANGSVHNQNKRVGRGEGSGKGGTSTKGHKGAKSRSGYSKKIGFEGGQMPLQRRVPKFGFKNINRVEYDVINLEKLQSLVDSGVITDTVDFALLVELGLTSKNSLVKVLGRGEIKAKLKVSAHKFSASAIEAIEAAGGEIVKL
- the rpmD gene encoding 50S ribosomal protein L30 — encoded protein: MSKIKVKQVRSQINCPLNQKRTLEALGLRKMGQVVEHESTSAILGMVNKVQHLVSVEEIK
- the rpsE gene encoding 30S ribosomal protein S5, translating into MYQNYKNVEFVKPSGLDLKDRLVSVNRVTKVTKGGRAFGFSAVVVVGDENGVVGHGLGKSKDVSEAIAKAVEDAKKNLVRIPLNGHTIPHEQKGKFSGARVLLMPASLGTGVIAGGSVRSVVESVGITDLLSKSQGSSNPHNVVKATFDALLRLRSASTVAKQRGISLEKVFKG
- the rplR gene encoding 50S ribosomal protein L18, with translation MSLTKSERRQRIKFRIRKTVSGTPAQPRLSVFRSNKEIYAQVIDDVNGVTLAAASSREAGITRGTNIETAASVGKLIAEKALKAGVETVSFDRSGYLYHGRVKSLAEGAREAGLKF
- the rplF gene encoding 50S ribosomal protein L6, yielding MSRIGKSPIAIPAGVTVTVNEGEVVVKGKLGELTQKFNTVSVKVEENQVIVERSSDAKEERAQHGLYRSLINNMITGVSEGFTISLELVGVGYRASNQGQKLDLALGFSHNIVLNVAPEVNVETISEKGKNPIIKLTSFDKQLVGQVAAKIRSYRKPEPYKGKGIKFVGEELRRKAGKSA
- the rpsH gene encoding 30S ribosomal protein S8, whose protein sequence is MYTDPIADFLTRVRNAVRANHKVVEIPASNFKKEITKILFDQGYILSYKFDDSTVQGTIKIALKYDKDTKESVIRDIQRISKPGLRKYASATDLPRILNGLGIAIVSTSRGLMTGKQAKQLNVGGEVVCYVY
- the rpsN gene encoding 30S ribosomal protein S14, with translation MAKESMKAREVKRQALVDKYAAKRKALLEAGDYEGLQLLPKNASPVRLHNRCKLTGRPRGYMRQFGISRVTFREMANNGLIPGVKKASW
- the rplE gene encoding 50S ribosomal protein L5, giving the protein MAYIPRLKEEYKSRVISALTEEFGYKNVMQVPKLEKIVVSRGVGAAVSDKKLVDYAVEELTKITGQKAVATISKKDVASFKLRKGMPIGAKVTLRGEKMYEFLDRLVTSALPRVRDFSGIKSDGFDGRGNYNLGVTEQIIFPEINIDKVNKIAGFDITFVTSANTDKEAKSLLAELGLPFKKN
- the rplX gene encoding 50S ribosomal protein L24 — translated: MIKLKIKTGDTVRVIAGDHKGSEGKIVRVLREKNKAIVEGVNMISKHVKPSASNPQGGIVKKEAPIHISNLAIVDPKTNEVTKVAIKEENGKNVRVSKKSNQVL
- the rplN gene encoding 50S ribosomal protein L14, with amino-acid sequence MVQQESRLKVADNTGAKEVLTIRVLGGTKRRYASVGDKIVVSIKEATPNGSVKKGAVSTAVVVRTKKEVRRADGSYIRFDDNACVLLNAAGEMKGTRVFGPVARELRERQFMKIVSLAPEVL
- the rpsQ gene encoding 30S ribosomal protein S17; its protein translation is MENRKLRKERIGVVTSNKMEKSIVVAEVKRVKHPLYGKFVLKTKKYVAHDETNDCNIGDTVKIMETRPVSKSKCWRLVEIIERAK
- the rpmC gene encoding 50S ribosomal protein L29 translates to MKQSEIVNLSVAELQDQLNQLTSTYNSLKSSHAVSPIENPLQIKSIRRSIARVKTELSKRELQ
- the rplP gene encoding 50S ribosomal protein L16, which encodes MLQPKRTKYRKVQKGKMKGISQRGHELSNGMFGIKSMDSAFITSRQIEAARIAATRFMKREGQLWIKIFPDKPITKKPLEVRMGKGKGAVEYWVAVVKPGRIMFEVGGVPISVAKEALRLAAQKLPVKTKFVIARDFEA
- the rpsC gene encoding 30S ribosomal protein S3, which codes for MGQKTNPIGNRLGIIRGWDSNWYGGNDYGDKIAEDHKIRKYIHARLSKASVSKVIIERTLKLVTVTITTARPGIIIGKGGQEVDKLKEELKKITDKEVQINIFEIKRPEIDGYLVAASIARQIENRISYRRAIRMAMAAAMRMNAEGIKVMISGRLNGAEMARSETFKEGRIPLSTFRADIDYALAEAHTTYGRMGIKVWIMKGEVYGKRDLSPLAGMDKKQSKSSGSPKGKSNPRKRK
- the rplV gene encoding 50S ribosomal protein L22 yields the protein MGVRKRERAEQVKEANKQVAFAKLNNCPTSPRKMRLVADLVRGQKVEKALNILRFSSKEASRKLEKLLLSAIANWQAKNSDSNIEEAGLIVKEIRVDGGMMLKRLRPAPQGRAHRIRKRSNHVTIVLGSNNNTQSN
- the rpsS gene encoding 30S ribosomal protein S19, with protein sequence MARSLKKGPYVHFKLEKKVQQNVEAGGKGVIKTWSRASMITPDFVGQTIAVHNGRQFVPVYVTENMVGHKLGEFSPTRSFRGHAGAKNKGKK
- the rplB gene encoding 50S ribosomal protein L2, whose protein sequence is MSVRKLKPITPGQRFRVVNSFDAITTDKPERSLLAPKKKSGGRNSQGKMTMRYMGGGHKQRYRVVDFKRTKAGIPATVKTIEYDPNRSAFISLIAYADGAKSYIIAQSGMKVGQTVVSGPDASPEVGNAMTLKTIPLGTVISCIELRPGQGAVIARSAGTFAQLVARDGKYATIKMPSGEIRLILLECMATIGAVSNHDHQLIVSGKAGRSRWLGRRPRTRPVAMNPVDHPMGGGEGRSSGGHPRSRNGMPAKGYRTRSKVKASNKYIVERRKK
- the rplW gene encoding 50S ribosomal protein L23, which produces MSVLIKPIITEKITKDGEIFGRFGFVVDRKANKIEIKKAVEAAYGVTVVSVNTMNYGAERSVKYTKSGMINAKTNAYKKAIVELKEGESIDFYSNI
- the rplD gene encoding 50S ribosomal protein L4, with the protein product MEVKVLDITGKDTGRKVELLDSVFGIEPNNHAVYLDVKQYLANQRQGTHKAKERAEISGSTRKIKKQKGTGTARAGSIKSPVFRGGGRIFGPRPRNYSFKLNKSLKRLARKSAFSIMMKESNLIVVEDFNFEAPSTKKFINVLNALGLENKKSLFVLGESNNNVYLSSRNLEKSAVVTNSELSTYAVLNAGSLVLTEGSVAGIVENLSK
- the rplC gene encoding 50S ribosomal protein L3 translates to MSGLIGKKIGMTSIFDENGKNLPCTVIELGPNVVTQVRTNEVDGYEALQLGFDDKTEKHATKAELGHFKKAGTSAKRKVVEIKEFEGDYKLGDVITVDLFAEGEFVDVQGVSKGKGFQGVVKRHGFGGVGQVTHGQKNRLRAPGSVGASSYPSRVFKGMRMAGRTGGVNVTVQNLRVLKVVADKNLLVVKGAIPGHKNSYVIVQK
- the rpsJ gene encoding 30S ribosomal protein S10; its protein translation is MSQKIRIKLKSYDHMLVDKSAEKIVKTVKSTGAVVTGPIPLPTHKKIFTVLRSPHVNKKAREQFELSSYKRLLDIYSSSSKTIDALMKLELPSGVEVEIKV